In a single window of the Peromyscus maniculatus bairdii isolate BWxNUB_F1_BW_parent chromosome 16, HU_Pman_BW_mat_3.1, whole genome shotgun sequence genome:
- the LOC143268860 gene encoding amine sulfotransferase-like yields the protein MPSPRIFSSHLAYYLVPKGLKEKKAKIIYIYRNPKDVLISFFHFSNWVVSLESTGTIDQYLEKFLDGKVVGSCWFDHIRGWYEHRHDFNIMFLSYEDMKKDLRNSVLKICSFLEKKLSKEDVDAVVRQATFQNMKSDPRANYDNFIKNEIGERNKGYFLRKGTIGDWKHHLTVQQNERFDMIFKRNMKNFPLKFVWDVNEE from the exons ATGCCGTCACCACGCATCTTTTCTTCCCACCTCGCATATTACTTAGTACCAAAAGGTCTCAAGGAGAAAAAGGCTAAA aTTATTTACATTTACAGAAATCCCAAAGATGTTTTGATCtcgttttttcatttttcaaattggGTGGTTTCCTTAGAATCTACAGGTACCATAGACCAGTATCTGGAAAAATTTCTAGATGGAAAAG TGGTAGGAAGCTGTTGGTTTGACCACATCAGAGGCTGGTATGAACACAGACATGATTTCAATATTATGTTCCTGAGCTATGAAGATATGAAGAAG GACCTCAGGAACTCAGTGCTTAAAATCTGCAGTTTTCTGGAGAAAAAACTGAGTAAAGAAGATGTGGATGCTGTTGTGAGACAAGCTACGTTTCAGAACATGAAATCTGACCCACGAGCAAATtatgataattttataaaaaatgaaattggggAGAGAAACAAAGGCTATTTCTTGCGCAAAG GTACCATTGGAGACTGGAAACATCATTTAACTGTGCAGCAGAATGAAAGATTTGACATGATATTCAAGAGGAACATGAAAAATTTTCCCTTGAAGTTTGTCTGGGATGTAAATGAAGAATAG